From the Lactuca sativa cultivar Salinas chromosome 9, Lsat_Salinas_v11, whole genome shotgun sequence genome, the window CGTTGTGTAATAGACGTCTTTTTTCATGCAGACTTTATATTgaaatatacatattttttttaattagtcAATAAAAGTTATTAAATATGATTTTGTGCTAACTTTTATGTTGATATGTTGGTGATTAAGTGCTTCAAAAAGCATATAAGGTAGGAAAAGATGGAATTGAAGCAGGAACAAATTTAGTGCCTGTAAGTTGTCTTCTTTCTACTTTGTATATCTTTTAATATCGAAATAAACAGAAGTCATGTACTTATTTAATTTCCATATTTTGCATTAAATTATACAACATACTATCATTTTTGTAGGATTCTATACCAAGACCAATTGCTAGGATATCTGTGGGTGTAATTGGAGCAGCTGTTGTACTCTTTCTACTCAAGTCATTCTTGTCTACAGCTTTCTTTTTTCTGGTATATTTCCACCCATAATTAAATACCATATGCTTAATTTTCTTAATTACTAGATTTAAATTATCATTATGTTAATCTTGTTGTGACTTGTGATGTTTATATATGAAACAGACGACAATGGGATTGatttactttgtgtttatcgCCTTGAACAAAGATGAGGGCCCCACAGGTGGCGGAAGCACCACCACCACTTCAACAGAAGAAAGCCTTGAAGAAGCAAGGAGAATCATGGAGAAGTAcaaataaatacatcaatattcATTAGTAAATTTTGTAAATCCATGAACCCATTTATATTTTGGATTTATACAAATCTTTTCAAGTTGTCACAAAAATGATCGGTTCTACTTTCTTTGGTCAACATATGGTAATCTTTCGACTCAAAATTAagtttttctttttttgaaaTTGAAAGGTTGAATGCACATTCATGTTATGATAGAGTGAATTGGTTTAGTAGAGGACAAAATTGAAATAGTAGTTATGGTTGGTAAGTTTATTATAAAGTTGTTATGTTTTTCaatctaaaaaaataattaaaataaatttgaTATATTATGTAACTAAAATGTTTGAATATTGTTAAAGGTCGCAAAACAATTGGGAAATGTGTTTT encodes:
- the LOC111880241 gene encoding uncharacterized protein LOC111880241; amino-acid sequence: MASTFNFHTLCTPVYYSSRSYSYKSKTLAFSSQLPCQSLLKSKKRSMIPVVQNRKLRSRIYAAQSNFFKVLQKAYKVGKDGIEAGTNLVPDSIPRPIARISVGVIGAAVVLFLLKSFLSTAFFFLTTMGLIYFVFIALNKDEGPTGGGSTTTTSTEESLEEARRIMEKYK